The window CCCTAGTGAGAGAATAATTGTTTGTCCACACAGGCGACTCTACCCATCACAGGAAGGAAGAAGGGTGGTGCGTGacagtgtttgtctgtgtttgtcaAACCTAGCGAGTGCCCTAACTAGACATCACCTTTGAGCATTCGAACCATAGTCTGTGATGGCCCAAacatgctgtctaggtaggcagcacactaggttttgagacacagaCTCTGTGTTGTCATGTTTACTGTAAATGCTGACTGCATTTATGTCTCCACAGTACGTGCTTTAAATGATGAGTTATATGGATATAATCTATTTTATgtgatattatgttttattagctTTTAAATGTGTATTCCCATTCTGTCGccatgcactttttattttattttagtggcATCAGGGGTAGATTTTTtgcatatatacattttataattgatAAAGAAAGACTTACTATTGTGGTACTATGGTGCACTGATGGTGTCAGATGTTGAAAAAGaccttaatattattttttttttagatataaatgATAAACCATgaaaattatgatatatataaattgtttttaaaagtctattttaagtcccctaatatatatatatatatatatatatatatatatatatatatatatatatatatatatatatatatatatacatacatacatacatacatacatacatacatacatacacacatacacacacacacacacacacacacacacacacacacacacacacacacacacacacacacacacacacacacacacacacatatatatatatatatatatatatatatatatatatatatatatatatatatatataggtcacataataacaacaaaaaaaacacttaaggTTCTTAAAATTAGgcattgttttctttatataatataatataatataatataataatcagtgtaaaaatgtgcCCTAGTGTAATTCCAATTCAGTAGGTGGCGCGTTGTGCCCAAATTACCTTCGCGTCTCCCAGACCTCAGCGAGGAAGACACGTGGGAAACGcttactgcgcatgcgcggatACAGGCTGCAGCAGTGGGCACTGGGCAGCAGCAGTGACTAGACAAGCGCTTTATCCGACACAAGCAGAGCACAGGTGGCGAATAACCTAGCAAAATGCTCTTTTAAATAATCGCACGTCTCATCCCGAAACCAGAGAGTAAGTTTCGCTTTCGACACCTCCCATCTGATCGTTTTAATGCGGTTTTAAGAAGCTGTGAGATGAAAGCCGGGCAGTGGCTCGCACAAAGAAGACACAGGCTATATGCTAGTGGTTATAGCAAGTGTAGAGACAGAGGGAACAAGACAGGTTGAGATCTCACTCTGATCAGGTTTAGATTGGTTGGTAGTTTGCTTGGCATTAAATGAGCACGACAACCCTTCAGCCAGCTGGATACATCTTATATACAAGGACAGATGTGTGCTACAGTGACCCTAAATTGTGTAAGTGTCTCTGTGTTGATCTGGGATAATTGTAATGCATGTAGCTTGTGGCTAAGCAGAGTTTGGTAACTAGAAGGTTTATTATAGGGTGGATGAAATGGCAACCACAATTTGTACTTTAAACTCAAAGTGCTTTGGTTTTAGGCTTGGctaattgtgtttttatatttcacaatgtagCTCAGCTCTTCCAAAGCTCCTGTTGTTTTTAATTAGGACCGTAAATGTGTGTCAGCTTAAATGTAAGCCAAAAATCCTGCTTGGCTGTACAGTATTTGCTTTTAAGAGCCCGTTTAGAGATTGAACTCGGTTCaaaggttttctttcttttttttctttttttttgtcttgtagaGCACCACCTAAATAAACAATGTCCTCAGACCAGTGGTCCATTTTGGGGATGATGTAACAGGACGTTCATGGGTCATCATCTCTGATTCTAAACAAATCTAATATGTTTTAGGCATTGTGAGACTCGGCTTTAAACAGTGTCAAATTAAAGCAGCTCCCTGATGAAAATAGCTGGGGGTTGGGTGCTCAGGACGTGTCAGGCTCTGTCTCGACTGCACTTTCTGACACCTGCAAATCTCAGATTGGAGGAGTCAGCTGGGAGCAAGTGGCCTGTGGTCGTGTTGCCGCATCCCCTGCCGTGCCCCTGGGCACCTGCCAGGCAGACGTTTGCATCGCACTCCTGACACTCAAACGGCAGGGTGTGCACCATGGGTCCTGACACCAGCTGTTTCAGAGAGCTATTTAAAAAGGTCATGCTTGAATgcatgatatttaaataaaaggcTACAGTGAGGCAATTACAAAGATCTATAGCTATAGTGTTTGATGGATGTTCAGGTGAATTAGCAAGGGTAGGGCCTTTGTACACTTCTGTGATTGCCATTTACTTGCGACCAGCTGTAAATCATGTCATTGGTTGACTAGCATGCTCTATTTAATATCACTTATTAGCTTGCAGGGATATTCACTGTGTGCTGATTTTCAGTCTGTAGGTTTTTTAATCGAAGACATTGAGTATTGGTGCTACTGCTTTGTTGCAGAAAACCACCACTTATTATACTAGAAATTTCCTCGTAATAATTTATTACTCTCATTAAATCCTATTGCACCGTGTGTTCCATTTAAACCTGCATCTACACACAAATGTAATCTCTTTAACGACGCCCTCAGAGGATAAAATAGCCAGTTTCTTTTTTTGAATCCATTTTTATTTCTGACGTGACTGTTTCCTTTGCAGTGTGATGAGGAGTAAGAGTCCAATGTTGCATTAGTCTCATTGTGACATGCTGGCCTGTCTGCCGGTATCAAACCCCTCTCTCCAGCTTCTCTCGCACACGCAGATGAACACTGGACTCCAGAAATGTAAGCAGCCGTTAACCGAAATGAGCTTTGTTCTGATTAGACTGCATGTACGTTTGACCTAGTTTATCCCTTTGTTAGTGAAACTCATGCTCTGCCTCTTGACCCTGCTCTGTCAGAGGCCTGATAAGCAGTTGCTATCATATGAGCTCCACATTTCTCACATTACCCTTCACGTTTGGCCTTCTCTTGCTCACAGGGGACACTACACAGAGGATGAGATCAGCACACTATCCTACCCCAGCGGAATTGGATGCCTATGCTAAGAAAGTTGCCAATAATCCACTGACAATAAAAATCTTCCCCAATAGTGTGAAAGTACCTCAGAGGAAGCATATTCGCCGTACCGTCAACGGTCTCGACACCTCCAGCCAGCGCTACAGCCCTTACCCACCTCAGGTCAACACCCGGACGGGCCTCTTGGCCATCGTCAAAGTCCCCGTCAAAGGGATCCTCAAGGACATCGAAGGCGGCCGAGCCCGGTTTCTCCCTAAGCTCATCATGAACCCGCACAGTGGGCTTTACGCCAATCCCAGCACTTTAAATGTTCCTCACACTGTTCCACACCTTCAGACTCCTTTAGGCCAGAAGAGTCTCGCTCATTCTCAGACCTTGCAGCAGAAGAGCAGTTTACAACCACAGCAGAGCCTGGCCCACCAGGAGGCTTTACATCAGAGCCAGTCTCACCAACCGCCAGTACCACACCACGCCCTAAACCACCAACAGACTCTCATGCAGCAGCAGCCACAATTGGCTGGTCCGCAAGGACTCCGGCATCTGCCTGATATGGCGCAGTCGGTGAACCTGCAGCACTCCCAGGGTTTCTCTCAATCCCAGCCCATGCCACAGGCTTCTTGCGCTGGCCCTCCGGCCCCCGGCGTCTCACAGCCCCCCCTGGCAGGCTTACAGATGCCACGCAAGCTGCCCGATGCCGACGCCCCTCCCAATGTGACTGTGTCTACCTCAACCATCCCCCTGTCCATGGCTGCCAGCTTACACCAGAACCGGCCTAGTGACCTGAGCAGCATCGTCAATCAGATCAACCAGTTCTGCCAGGCTCGGGCTGGCATGGGCTCTACCTCCATGTGCGAAGGACAGATCGCCAACCCCAGTCCCATCAGCCGCAACCAACTCATCAATGCGAGCTCTCGGGTGTGCACCCATCCCAGTGTGGGTCCTCCGCCTTCTTGCGTCTTTGGTAACTCTGACAAAGGCGGTCCTGCTCCCACTCTGGCACTGCCCAACATCGCTGCCATGAACAGGATGCCTCTTTACCACAGTGAtatgaagcagcagcagcaatcccAGCAACAACGGCAGCAGGGCACTTGGGGGCAACACCAGTTGGCGCACCTTCAGCACCTTCCGGAGGGAGCGGCTCACCAGGGCAAGAATCTCCCCAGAGACGGACTAGTTGGACCAGGGTTTCTCACTAAGAATATGGGCTACCCGCAGGAGGTGTGCATGGCACAGCCCTTCAACTTGAAGTCCTCTACTGATAAACCAACTCCATCTCCTCCGGTCAACGGGATGCCCATGAGTTACAGTAACAGCCACTACATGCAGCCACCCTGGAACAACATCCTGCCCACCCCAAACAGTGATAGCTCAGGGTCTCAAGACCTGGTGGGCTCGTTCCACGGGGGCCTCTCAGGGGCCTCCATAGACTGCACCCCCGGAGCACAGTATAGGACCGGGGCAGCCATTTCCAGCCAGACAAACCTGATACAGACCATGGAGTATTTGGGTGGCGACTTCCAGGCGCCCTGCTTCCGAGCACAGAATCCTGGCACAATGGCAAAGATGCACAGAGCCTCCGTGAGCAGGGCCACAGATTCAGGTGAAAGTAGAAATGTGCACATCCACCACCCAGGGTACAGATGAGCTGCGGCCAGTTGACGCTAGTCAGTGTTAGTCTGAGCGCAAGGAAAAAATCCCCCCCTTCCCTTGCAAGTAATCTACTGAATGTTTCCTGTACAATGATCTACGTGGGTACCACAAAGTTAAACCCCCATGTGCCACTTggattttttcttgttttttgtaaaataagtAGATATTGGAAAACACTGTaggcatgtatttattttagtttattttaatatttttttctttctagaaaACAGCCAAAACAACTTCAGTTTATGAGATCAGCACTGTTTTTTCCATTCCTATCTGGCCTGTATTATGTAAAGGAAAAATGTACCACACAACACGCATATCTTCACTTTATCTTTTTGATTCGCAAATGTCCATTATTTAAAAAGCTGGGAAGACATTCTCGGCAAATGCCATCTGTATGTAGTTTAGGCCTACTTGAGATTTGAAGTACTAACACAATGAAGACATTTAAGGGGTGCCATGATACTGAAATATTTGGCTGTTCCATCGAAGCTAACAGCTTGTACAATGTATAGaggttgattttatttttgttcctctCAATGTTTACATATTGTGCTTTTTGTAACTAATTCTGAATCGATATGAAAGTGCAAACTGATACTGGGATATGCACATATGACAAGACTGTTTCTTTTCCAGACTGTTGAACACGAATCAGGTTAAAGTCTTAGATGGAAATGTAACACTAGGGCTGAGTCATGCCACATTGTGTACAATGTTTATCCTTCCCTTGAAGTGTCAGCTAATGCACTATCCTTTTACTctcattttttttcctgtgtatCCTATTAGATTTCAGTTTAAATGAAGACTGCTGTAGACTGAAATTACTTCGGGACTTGTGCTGTGCCCTAATTGCATAGCTTAGGggttttattttgtctttcaaCTTAATTGTTGCTACTTGAATTCCATTGGAAAGCGATGGTAACGGCAGGCCTCGAATCACTACAGGACCGACGTTTGGCAGCCGACCCAAAGCTACCTTTGGGAAGAGTGTCGTCATCCACTTGTTCATTAGTTCATCGTTAAAGGAAAGACGTCCTTGGCCGTAATTGGATGACGGAAGTGTGTTGATGTAAGCGCAATATAAATGAGCACCACGGGCTAGCCTGTGGCTTCACTGCTGTGTTACTGTAACTGAGAGGTGTGATTAGCCGATGTGAATGCTGTGTGTCGGGGCAGATTGGCTCCCTGCTTTTGCTCCATCATTAACACCATACCGCTCTTTCCTGGCGGGATCACTTCCATCTCCGTCACACGCTGTTGTGTCAGCTGAAGCCTGCCACTGCATTTTCCACCCACCTTAGGCACTTGATGTGTCATGTCGGTCTTATCTAAAATAGCTGAAATGCACCACCGGTGACAGTCTGGGTCTGTTTGACGGGAAATGACATAAACATAGGATGCATTTAAAGTCGAGTTGTTCTGTGAATTCGATAATTGATCCATTGCATGCTATACCATGGagagtttctctctttctcaggtcTACCTGTGCCTCTTCTCGCATTCTCCCTCGACTTTTGTGTCAAAAGAGTCTCTCTACCTTTATCAGGGCAGGCCATCTGGCAGTGGAGTATGGGTAATGTCAGTCTTTGGTGGAGCAACTGCAGATGAGCAGATGGGTGGAGCCGTGACACCCAGTATCATAACCTCCCTGTTTGCCCCCCAGAAGCCTTAAATATTTGATCCTTGAACTGTCCTTGATAGGCATGGTGTAGAATACAAATTAATGATATTTAGCTAAATTAGTTTTTGTGAAACCATGAATTGGGGGAGCGAACTAGCAAACTCCTTAAAGGTTTTTTGTATTTAGCAATGTGTATAGTACTGGGCTGTAACCTTTGTTGCATTCACACCACATCATGTTATGTTTTCCACACTAGTATCTTTATTTTCTCTGTTCACCATTGCAGAAAAACCTGTTCCAGTCCTTTCCTGTATTGGGCGAACACATTAGCTTGACTAAAAGGTTTGCTCCCAGGCTGATGTTTTTCAATAACAGCAGGCCTAGTTTAAGCTTTCACGTTCGGATACGTTGCCCATGAAGCTGCTATTTTGCTGCAACTACAAAAAAgttgtttcttttaaatgttgtgAGGACAGAGTTCAGATCTAATTTAtattacacctttttttttgcaatgcaataTCGTTAATAGGTTGAGacgtaataataatttattccatTTGCCTGTCAACCATGTCATTTTAAAGCTTGGACTTCTTGTATTTCTTTCGATCCTCTTTTCATGCTTTGTTACAGCTCAAGAGTACAAAGTCAGGTTGCTCTTTTAATAGTTACTATCTCTATGTGAAGTGCCTCCTCTGGGCTGATGTGGACCGTGTGTATGTGACCGTTGGGATGGAAAAATGGACCGGCCCTAGTGCACATACTGTGGAAGTCGTGCACTGCTCATGAACAGGGGACCGAGCTACAAAAACTACTGATATTGTTCAAAAATAAAGAACACTGTGTGCTGCTGCTGCAGGTGCAAGATCTGTTCGGATGTGAATAGTTGCTGCTCAATCACTAGTTTAGGTGGCGAGAGCTACGCTGCTGAGCTCCCTAGTGTCCTTGAAACATTCGAAGGAATGCTCTTTGAAAGTTCTCTGTCTTTTGGAGCACATGCACTCCTGCCCCCATTACCCCCCTCCCTCCCCGCACCCCACTTCCCTAAACAACACAATGGCAGTTTTGGACCACAGGAGTGTGTGTTAGGACTCGGAGTTGAGTGTGTCTCATCTTGTTCCACCAAAGAACAAAATGTCACTTGAATGGTAGCAGTGCGCACCTGTTTTGTTTAACCGAAAAACTGTCATTCCAGATACACATTTTTTCAGGAACGAGTTGCACAAACATTCCCCTCTAACCAAAATAAAGTTTGAATTGCATTTGCAAAGTGTGTCGTGTCTGTTTTTGTCCTCTTGCACAGTTGAACATATAATTGATTCTCGGATACTGGAATAAAAGGTTACTAAAGTTTCTATTTGGCAAGAAATTATTTTGGATTAATATGTTTAGATATGTTCATCTCTATTTGAGAGCAATCTCcttttagttttacatttcttaaaatgtgttttccttGTCTCTTAATCCATACCGGTAActatgtatattataatataaatatctcCAATGGGACTACATGACTTGGGACTGATTTTTAGGTCAGACTATTGAATTTCCAGTCAGAAAATCTAAAAACgccattttgttttgcttttgtttttagcTACTTTCTTCAAATGAGGGAAATTAGATTTTTAAGGACTATATTTAGTTTCTTCAAATTATTCTATGCTCACCAGAGCATGTGTTACTACTAGCCTGGAAACAGACGCTTGAGGATCAGGTCAGGAGGAACATAAATTATGCGagatctttaaaatgttttagtaaatgcTAGAGAAGTAGTTCTGGTCGTGAGTCCATTAGCGCTGGGA is drawn from Carassius auratus strain Wakin chromosome 40, ASM336829v1, whole genome shotgun sequence and contains these coding sequences:
- the LOC113058258 gene encoding protein FAM222B-like: MLACLPVSNPSLQLLSHTQMNTGLQKWDTTQRMRSAHYPTPAELDAYAKKVANNPLTIKIFPNSVKVPQRKHIRRTVNGLDTSSQRYSPYPPQVNTRTGLLAIVKVPVKGILKDIEGGRARFLPKLIMNPHSGLYANPSTLNVPHTVPHLQTPLGQKSLAHSQTLQQKSSLQPQQSLAHQEALHQSQSHQPPVPHHALNHQQTLMQQQPQLAGPQGLRHLPDMAQSVNLQHSQGFSQSQPMPQASCAGPPAPGVSQPPLAGLQMPRKLPDADAPPNVTVSTSTIPLSMAASLHQNRPSDLSSIVNQINQFCQARAGMGSTSMCEGQIANPSPISRNQLINASSRVCTHPSVGPPPSCVFGNSDKGGPAPTLALPNIAAMNRMPLYHSDMKQQQQSQQQRQQGTWGQHQLAHLQHLPEGAAHQGKNLPRDGLVGPGFLTKNMGYPQEVCMAQPFNLKSSTDKPTPSPPVNGMPMSYSNSHYMQPPWNNILPTPNSDSSGSQDLVGSFHGGLSGASIDCTPGAQYRTGAAISSQTNLIQTMEYLGGDFQAPCFRAQNPGTMAKMHRASVSRATDSGESRNVHIHHPGYR